The Christiangramia forsetii KT0803 DNA segment CAATTTGATTGTCGCGAAGCTTTCGGCCCTCATCGGTACCTTCATATTCAGATTTATATTCAGCTATTTTCTTATTACGCTTTTCGTTTTCGCCTAAGAAATCGGTTACTGCAGTTGCATTTTTAAAGTCGAAGTCAAATTCTTCTTCCATTATCCTCCAAAGTTTAAGCCTTTCGGCTTGGTTGGTTTTGAAATAGTGATTGGTGGTTCCAGTTCAAATATTTCTCGCATCATAAAAGGGTCTAGTAAATCGGTACTCTCCCCATTCAGATACTTTGCTTTCATTTCTTCTTTTTTGATCAGGGCTTGCGGCTCCTCATCTTTTTTAGGTTGCTTTTTTATTGCCTTGCGTTCCGCTAACATTCGCTGTCTAATGGTTTGTTTTTCATCAAACATCATATTAGCTACTTGTGGCATTACCCATATCTCGTTCCGCTCAACTCGTTCGCCACTCAGCACATAACATTGAGTTTTCAGGTTTTTGAACTTTCGTCCGTCTTTAGTTTCCCTGGGTCTGTTATTACTATCAAAAGCAATAGAATTTGGAATAAAGGCATTATCTGCACCTCCTATAAATGCTCCTACTCCATTGGCATCGTAAGCAATTCTTCGGTTAGGAACTCCCCATTTCAGAGCCATTGCTTTAATCTCATCTATGATATCCTTACCGGTAGATTTATCGATCTTCATTAGATCCCTAATCCGGAAACCTTCCCATAGCCATATAACAAGCTTATCTTTTCCTGAAGTCGCCACATCGACTGTAATATACTTTTCACCGGCCTTTACAAAATCGTTATTGAAAATATCTTTGAATGATGCGTAATGATACACGTCCATTGGATTAAGCGATACTTTCCAATTCCCGGCTAATAATTGGTTTCTGGCATCTTCGTCTTGGGATGCTAAGTTTGCCAGATATTCAGGGTTATTCTTAAGTAGCTCCTTATTCTGGTAAACAGATCCGCCTATAAAAGTGATGGACTTCACAAAATGCTTGGCTTCAATTCCTGAGGCTTCCACTAATGGATTGATGAAATAAGCGGCTTTTTCAATGCATTCTTCCACGGTGCTACCCCAAATCATGCTATCCCCATCTTTCACAAAATATCTTACTACACCCTGACGATCTGGAATAGGGAAACCATCTTCACCAATCCACCATTTTATAAGATCATATACCCAGCTGTCAGGGTCGGGGTTACAAGTAGCTCTTACTCGCGGTTTAATCGAACTATTGGAACGGTTACGAGACAATAAATAAAAGAACGTTTGTTTTGAGAAAT contains these protein-coding regions:
- a CDS encoding phage terminase large subunit, producing the protein MAEVKTIQPQEGYQLMALASPADIVIGGGAAGSGKTFVLLLDAVRDKSNPDYGAVIFRRLTTQIKAQGGLKDESEKLYPHLGGTYNQTELQWKFPEGAKIKFSHLEHEKNVTSWQGSQIPMIGFDELTHFSKQTFFYLLSRNRSNSSIKPRVRATCNPDPDSWVYDLIKWWIGEDGFPIPDRQGVVRYFVKDGDSMIWGSTVEECIEKAAYFINPLVEASGIEAKHFVKSITFIGGSVYQNKELLKNNPEYLANLASQDEDARNQLLAGNWKVSLNPMDVYHYASFKDIFNNDFVKAGEKYITVDVATSGKDKLVIWLWEGFRIRDLMKIDKSTGKDIIDEIKAMALKWGVPNRRIAYDANGVGAFIGGADNAFIPNSIAFDSNNRPRETKDGRKFKNLKTQCYVLSGERVERNEIWVMPQVANMMFDEKQTIRQRMLAERKAIKKQPKKDEEPQALIKKEEMKAKYLNGESTDLLDPFMMREIFELEPPITISKPTKPKGLNFGG